The following coding sequences lie in one Alloacidobacterium dinghuense genomic window:
- a CDS encoding LLM class flavin-dependent oxidoreductase: MRYGFWLPVFGGWLRNVEDEGMKPTWDYISRLARRAEEIGYDLTLIAELNLNDIKGVEAPSLDAWSTTAALAAVTKKLELMVAVRPTFHNPALLAKQAANIDHISNGRLTLNVVSSWWADEATKYGIQFDQHDDRYARTSEWLEIVNGCWNQQGFSYQGKYYRVDDNVLSPKPVSKPRPTLYAGGESETAKNLIASKCDAYLMHGDPPEIVGKKVADMRRRREAAGLPPMTYGIAGYAIVRDSEAEAKGEVARITDVQQSARGYANYQQWITGSNLEQKISLEDYSVSNRGLRSGLVGTPERVSERLEEFASVGVDLVLLQSSPQLEEMERFALQVISTPLKPSF; this comes from the coding sequence ATGCGCTACGGCTTCTGGCTGCCGGTTTTCGGTGGATGGCTCCGCAACGTCGAAGACGAAGGCATGAAGCCGACATGGGACTACATCAGCCGCCTCGCGCGCCGCGCCGAAGAGATCGGCTACGACCTTACCCTGATCGCCGAGCTGAACCTCAACGACATCAAAGGCGTCGAGGCTCCTTCGCTCGACGCCTGGTCCACAACCGCAGCCCTCGCCGCCGTGACGAAGAAGCTGGAGTTGATGGTCGCCGTCCGCCCCACCTTCCACAATCCGGCGCTCTTAGCCAAGCAGGCCGCAAACATCGACCACATCTCCAATGGCCGCCTCACGCTCAACGTCGTCTCCAGCTGGTGGGCAGACGAGGCGACGAAGTACGGCATCCAGTTCGACCAGCACGACGACCGTTACGCCCGCACCTCCGAGTGGCTCGAAATAGTGAACGGCTGTTGGAACCAGCAGGGCTTCTCCTACCAAGGCAAATACTACCGCGTAGACGACAACGTTCTCTCACCCAAACCAGTGAGCAAGCCCAGACCAACGCTTTATGCCGGAGGCGAATCCGAGACCGCCAAGAACCTCATCGCCAGCAAATGCGACGCCTACCTCATGCACGGCGATCCTCCGGAAATCGTCGGGAAGAAGGTTGCTGACATGCGCCGCCGCCGCGAAGCCGCGGGCCTGCCACCGATGACCTACGGCATCGCCGGATACGCCATCGTTCGCGACTCTGAAGCCGAAGCAAAAGGGGAGGTGGCCCGTATCACCGACGTCCAGCAATCCGCTCGCGGCTACGCCAACTACCAGCAATGGATCACCGGCTCGAATCTCGAACAGAAAATTTCGTTAGAAGACTACTCCGTTTCGAACCGAGGCCTGAGAAGCGGCTTAGTCGGAACCCCAGAACGAGTCTCCGAACGTCTGGAAGAATTCGCGTCAGTCGGCGTCGATCTCGTGCTCTTGCAGAGCAGCCCACAGTTAGAAGAGATGGAGCGGTTCGCGTTGCAGGTGATCAGCACTCCATTAAAGCCGTCATTCTGA
- a CDS encoding ABC transporter ATP-binding protein yields the protein MGSLLELERLSIAFNGRLAVDNLTLSIAQGEVLGLVGESGSGKSVTALAILRLLDSAAQATGLIRFDGRDLLSLPTEAMRRARGREISMIFQEPMTALNPVMPVGAQIAEAIRAHHPEQSRRQVREAVIEAMQAVALPEPERRMNDYPHQFSGGQRQRILIAMAIVNRPRLLIADEPTTALDVTVQAQILDLLADLRERYSLAMLFISHDLAVVSQVADRVAVMRHGLLLEQGSRKNIFQSPQHAYTRSLLGAIPTLQTDIHEPLATLPSALGASAGELREYASGHWVRS from the coding sequence GTGGGCTCCTTGCTGGAACTTGAACGGTTATCGATCGCTTTCAATGGCCGTCTCGCCGTCGATAACCTTACGCTAAGCATCGCGCAAGGCGAAGTGCTCGGGCTTGTTGGCGAATCAGGCTCTGGGAAGTCTGTGACTGCGCTCGCAATCCTTCGCCTGCTTGATTCTGCGGCGCAGGCGACCGGATTGATTCGCTTCGATGGGCGCGATTTGCTTTCATTGCCGACTGAGGCCATGCGACGCGCGCGTGGACGCGAGATATCCATGATCTTTCAGGAGCCGATGACGGCGCTGAATCCGGTGATGCCGGTGGGAGCGCAGATTGCCGAAGCGATTCGTGCGCATCATCCTGAACAAAGCCGGCGACAGGTGCGTGAGGCAGTGATCGAGGCGATGCAGGCGGTTGCGTTGCCGGAACCTGAGCGACGCATGAATGACTATCCGCACCAGTTCTCGGGTGGGCAACGGCAACGCATTCTCATTGCGATGGCGATTGTGAATCGCCCTCGGTTGCTGATTGCCGATGAGCCGACGACGGCGCTCGATGTCACCGTGCAGGCGCAGATTCTTGATCTGCTGGCTGATTTGAGGGAGCGCTACTCGTTGGCGATGCTCTTCATCTCTCACGATCTGGCGGTAGTGTCGCAGGTTGCAGATCGAGTGGCTGTGATGCGGCATGGCTTGCTTCTGGAGCAAGGCTCTCGGAAGAACATCTTCCAATCGCCGCAGCATGCGTACACCCGGAGTCTTCTTGGGGCGATTCCCACATTGCAGACGGATATTCATGAGCCACTTGCGACGCTGCCATCTGCACTTGGAGCGAGCGCTGGTGAGCTTCGCGAGTATGCGTCTGGCCATTGGGTGAGAAGCTAG
- a CDS encoding metallophosphoesterase family protein: MRALVLSDIHANLEALDAVIAAAPEYDVVWNLGDVVGYGANPNEVIDRARSIGSVFVRGNHDRVCSGLSSMEDFNPIASRAAKWTQCVLSAEHIAWLRHLAHGPIMPDGPQVSCTHGSPLDEDEYILSMRDAIHPLKQVTTAINFFGHTHLQGGFATNGDDWFKLVPDYATHDEAEEYEIQLREGVRYLINPGSVGQPRDGDWRCAFAIYDDVQRIVTFYRVPYDVKLAQMRIIRAGLPDRLATRLRDGR, from the coding sequence ATGCGCGCCCTTGTCCTCTCCGATATCCACGCAAATCTTGAGGCGCTTGATGCAGTGATTGCGGCTGCGCCTGAGTACGATGTGGTGTGGAACCTTGGCGATGTAGTCGGTTACGGCGCCAATCCCAATGAGGTGATCGATCGCGCTCGCTCGATTGGCAGCGTCTTTGTGCGTGGGAATCATGACCGCGTTTGCAGCGGGTTGAGCAGCATGGAGGACTTCAATCCCATTGCCAGCCGAGCAGCGAAGTGGACGCAGTGCGTGCTCTCGGCGGAGCATATTGCGTGGCTGCGGCATCTGGCGCATGGTCCGATCATGCCGGATGGTCCGCAGGTGAGCTGCACGCATGGATCGCCGCTGGATGAGGACGAATACATTCTTTCCATGCGCGATGCGATCCATCCGCTCAAGCAGGTTACGACTGCGATCAACTTCTTCGGCCATACGCATCTGCAGGGCGGTTTTGCCACCAACGGAGATGACTGGTTCAAGCTGGTTCCGGACTATGCGACGCACGACGAAGCAGAGGAATATGAGATTCAGTTACGCGAAGGTGTTCGCTATCTGATCAATCCGGGTTCGGTGGGGCAGCCTCGCGATGGCGACTGGCGTTGTGCGTTTGCGATTTATGACGATGTGCAGCGGATTGTGACGTTTTATCGTGTTCCGTATGACGTAAAGCTGGCGCAGATGCGGATTATTCGCGCTGGTCTGCCGGATCGCTTAGCGACTCGGCTGCGCGATGGGCGGTAG
- a CDS encoding ATP-grasp domain-containing protein, with amino-acid sequence MPKPIAIFYEQQHWFKPLFTELDKRGTDYVKLDATAHTYAIEEDPERSYSLVVNRMSPSAWNREHGDSIFYTLGFLDHLERRGVRIINGLKAFRTELSKAAQLSLLDELGLPYPKARVIHRASQALAATKGLRWPIVVKPNIGGSGAGVKRFDTPESLQAAAEANELAFGLDSTALVQEFIPARDAHIVRCEVLKGKFLYAIKVHITGETFDLCPADICRTTGGVDLNRAACPIDAPKTGISVEGYHPPQEVIGDVERIMQEAGIDLGGIEYIIDDRDGQRLYYDINALSNFVADGPRVIGFDPFAKLVDWLEAEAAKVNEAEAVGAR; translated from the coding sequence GTGCCAAAGCCCATCGCAATTTTTTACGAACAGCAGCACTGGTTCAAGCCACTCTTCACCGAACTCGATAAGCGAGGCACTGACTACGTAAAGCTGGACGCGACAGCCCATACTTACGCCATCGAAGAGGACCCCGAGCGAAGCTACTCGCTCGTCGTGAATCGCATGAGCCCCTCAGCCTGGAACCGCGAACACGGCGACTCCATCTTCTACACGCTCGGCTTCCTCGACCACCTCGAACGGCGCGGCGTCCGCATCATCAACGGCCTCAAAGCCTTCCGGACAGAGTTATCAAAGGCAGCCCAGCTCTCGCTCCTCGACGAACTAGGCCTTCCCTACCCGAAAGCCCGTGTCATCCACCGCGCCTCACAGGCACTGGCCGCAACCAAAGGCCTGCGCTGGCCCATCGTCGTCAAGCCCAACATCGGCGGCTCCGGAGCAGGCGTCAAGCGTTTCGACACGCCCGAATCTCTGCAAGCCGCAGCCGAAGCCAACGAGCTGGCCTTCGGACTCGACTCGACCGCGCTCGTGCAGGAATTCATCCCCGCACGCGACGCCCACATCGTCCGCTGTGAAGTGCTGAAAGGAAAGTTCCTCTACGCCATCAAGGTCCACATCACCGGCGAAACCTTCGACCTCTGCCCCGCCGACATCTGCCGCACCACCGGTGGAGTAGACCTGAACCGCGCCGCCTGCCCGATAGATGCGCCCAAAACTGGCATCAGCGTCGAAGGCTACCACCCGCCGCAGGAAGTCATCGGCGACGTCGAGCGCATCATGCAGGAAGCCGGAATCGATCTCGGCGGCATCGAGTACATCATCGACGACCGTGATGGCCAACGCCTCTACTACGACATCAACGCCCTCTCCAACTTCGTCGCCGACGGCCCCCGCGTCATCGGCTTCGACCCCTTCGCGAAGCTGGTCGACTGGCTCGAAGCGGAAGCCGCTAAGGTCAACGAAGCTGAAGCAGTAGGAGCGCGGTAA